In Pedobacter heparinus DSM 2366, the following are encoded in one genomic region:
- a CDS encoding TonB-dependent receptor, translating into MKFVLILLFPLFALLNTVDAQKITLSEKDVPLEKVFKEIRRQSGYNFIYNSQMLKEANPVSIVVKNAGLKSVLDLCFAGQPITYLINRNTVVVKWRQQPAAPANQLQLIKGLVRDEQKAALPGVSVYLKDEKKGTVTDADGRYMLEVPDDTGILVFSYMGFQSKEIAVSSGGYAIVDLQEDTKGLAELVVVGYGTQKKLTVTGSVSSVKGSELRQNPSASLQNTLSGRLPGFFSQQRSGIPGSDGAAFYIRGVSTFSNGAGANQPLIIVDDVESTYDQVARIDANEIESISILKDASTTAVYGIKGANGVMVITTRRGQAGPAKISLRTETGFQQPTKVPEYLNSYRTALLRNEALANDGLAAEFSAADLEHFRLGDDPYGHPDINWYETLFKDFSTQWRNNLDISGGTENTRYFVSLGSLWQNGMLRNFGEASDVNNDYSYKRYNFRSNLDVNLTKTLSLRFDLSGNIGRTNTPNVPGPFSRNDVFFEVSNYQFLPPYVYPIYNPDGSYGFSNRVRDRINNVVGRLSLDGYQRNFENNLNFVANAVQKLDVLTKGLSVKANLSYASSQSSSRNLTRDLFPSFIYNPADDSYTPRDESVFRVQKYRLQYGTGNMLRRLNTQLMLNYDRSFDQHHLYGLALFNQMTDIAPNTDTQYDYVPSNSRGFTARLGYDYKSRYLLEFNMAYNGTDRFVGNKRYGLFPAVSAGWNVASEPFMKGLKAVQLLKLRGSYGMVGSDVVSGGKYLYKQSYDRGGTTSFGYSHNAYSGIVEGTLGNADVSWEKERKANIGIDLLMWGGKLGATIDYFDNYRYDILTPRNGVSSIFGQALPVMNVGEVSNKGYEVELTHNNRINDKLNYTIRGNISVARNKILYQDEAEPAFPWLRQTGHSIGSIAVYTFNGFYRDAADVQANPAPNGIVPKPGDMKYKDLNGDGLIDSYDKSYVGYPNLPDTNYGLSLGLNYGAFSLNVLFQGAANFNIRGTAAAIDAFQSNLQPLHEKRWTPETAETAAYPRLSSIIGGLNSSTDYPSTYWLVPGDYLRLRSAELSYSLPQGMVKRLRMQSARIYTNGYNLITWSKIDKRYQLDPEASSGGDKYPYPPQRIYNIGLMLSF; encoded by the coding sequence ATGAAATTCGTGCTTATTTTGCTATTCCCGCTATTTGCGTTACTGAATACGGTTGATGCGCAGAAAATAACCCTGTCGGAAAAAGACGTCCCCCTTGAAAAAGTATTTAAAGAGATACGACGCCAAAGCGGCTATAATTTCATTTACAATTCGCAAATGCTGAAGGAAGCCAATCCCGTAAGTATTGTGGTAAAGAATGCGGGGTTAAAATCAGTGCTCGACCTGTGTTTTGCCGGACAGCCCATTACTTATCTGATCAACCGCAATACAGTGGTGGTGAAATGGAGACAGCAGCCTGCTGCTCCTGCAAACCAGTTGCAGCTTATAAAAGGTCTGGTAAGGGACGAACAAAAAGCAGCTTTACCTGGTGTGAGTGTTTATTTAAAAGATGAAAAAAAGGGGACTGTTACAGATGCTGATGGCCGTTACATGCTGGAGGTTCCGGATGATACAGGGATACTGGTGTTCAGTTATATGGGTTTTCAGTCGAAAGAAATCGCCGTAAGTTCGGGCGGCTATGCCATTGTTGACCTTCAGGAAGATACCAAAGGGCTGGCAGAGCTGGTAGTAGTGGGCTATGGTACCCAAAAGAAGCTGACCGTTACGGGCTCGGTAAGCTCGGTTAAAGGGTCGGAACTCAGACAAAACCCTTCGGCCAGTTTGCAGAACACCCTGAGCGGCCGCCTGCCCGGTTTCTTTTCCCAGCAGCGATCGGGCATCCCCGGCAGTGATGGGGCTGCCTTTTACATCAGGGGGGTAAGCACCTTTTCCAATGGGGCAGGTGCCAACCAGCCACTGATCATTGTGGACGATGTGGAATCTACCTACGACCAGGTGGCCAGGATAGATGCCAACGAGATCGAAAGCATCTCTATCCTGAAGGATGCCTCTACAACCGCCGTTTACGGCATCAAAGGGGCTAACGGGGTAATGGTGATCACCACCAGAAGGGGACAGGCCGGGCCGGCTAAGATCAGCCTGCGTACCGAGACCGGTTTTCAGCAGCCCACAAAAGTGCCTGAATACCTCAATTCCTACCGTACTGCACTGCTCAGGAACGAGGCCCTGGCCAATGATGGCCTGGCAGCAGAGTTCTCGGCTGCCGACCTGGAGCATTTCCGCCTCGGTGATGATCCTTACGGACATCCGGACATCAACTGGTATGAGACCCTGTTTAAGGATTTCAGCACCCAGTGGCGCAACAATCTCGACATTTCGGGGGGAACCGAGAACACCAGATACTTTGTTTCCCTGGGCAGCTTATGGCAGAACGGAATGCTGCGCAACTTTGGCGAAGCCTCAGATGTGAACAATGATTATTCTTATAAACGCTATAACTTCAGGAGCAACCTGGATGTGAACCTCACCAAAACCTTAAGCCTGCGCTTCGACCTCTCGGGCAATATCGGCAGGACCAATACCCCCAATGTACCGGGGCCCTTCAGCCGTAACGATGTGTTCTTTGAGGTCAGCAATTACCAGTTCCTGCCGCCCTATGTATATCCCATCTACAACCCCGATGGCAGCTATGGCTTCAGCAACAGGGTGCGCGACCGCATCAACAATGTGGTGGGCAGGCTTTCCCTGGATGGCTACCAGCGCAACTTTGAGAACAACCTGAACTTTGTGGCCAATGCGGTGCAAAAACTGGATGTGCTTACCAAAGGACTGTCGGTAAAGGCCAACCTGTCCTATGCCAGCAGCCAGAGCTCATCCCGTAACCTGACCCGTGACCTGTTCCCTTCCTTTATTTACAACCCGGCCGATGACAGTTATACCCCAAGGGACGAGAGTGTGTTCCGCGTACAGAAGTACCGGCTGCAGTACGGGACTGGCAATATGCTCAGAAGGCTCAACACGCAGCTGATGCTCAATTACGACAGGAGCTTTGATCAGCACCATTTATACGGACTGGCCCTGTTTAACCAGATGACAGACATTGCACCCAATACCGATACCCAGTACGATTATGTGCCCTCCAACTCCAGGGGCTTTACCGCAAGGCTGGGCTATGATTACAAAAGCAGGTACCTTTTGGAGTTCAACATGGCCTATAATGGTACCGACCGGTTTGTGGGCAACAAGCGCTATGGCCTGTTCCCGGCCGTATCAGCAGGATGGAACGTGGCCTCGGAACCTTTTATGAAGGGACTGAAAGCTGTACAGCTGCTGAAGCTGCGCGGTAGTTATGGCATGGTGGGCAGTGATGTGGTATCGGGTGGCAAGTACCTGTACAAACAGAGTTACGACAGGGGCGGAACCACCTCTTTTGGCTATTCGCACAATGCCTACAGTGGTATTGTGGAAGGTACCCTGGGCAATGCCGATGTGAGCTGGGAAAAGGAGCGAAAGGCCAATATCGGTATAGACCTGCTGATGTGGGGTGGCAAGCTGGGGGCCACCATCGATTATTTTGACAATTACCGTTACGACATTTTAACGCCAAGGAACGGGGTATCCAGCATTTTCGGGCAGGCTTTGCCGGTAATGAACGTGGGAGAGGTGAGCAACAAGGGCTATGAAGTGGAACTGACCCATAACAACAGGATCAATGACAAGCTGAACTATACGATAAGGGGCAACATCTCGGTGGCCAGAAACAAGATCCTGTACCAGGATGAGGCCGAACCGGCCTTTCCATGGCTGCGACAGACCGGCCACAGCATCGGTTCCATTGCTGTATACACCTTTAACGGTTTTTACAGGGATGCTGCAGATGTGCAGGCCAATCCCGCACCAAACGGCATTGTACCCAAACCGGGCGACATGAAATATAAAGACCTGAACGGGGACGGGCTGATAGACAGCTACGACAAAAGCTATGTGGGCTATCCGAACCTGCCCGATACCAATTACGGACTGAGCCTGGGGCTGAATTACGGGGCTTTCAGCCTGAATGTATTGTTCCAGGGAGCGGCAAACTTCAACATCCGCGGAACGGCAGCAGCCATTGATGCCTTCCAGTCCAACCTGCAGCCTTTGCATGAAAAGAGGTGGACACCGGAAACTGCTGAAACTGCAGCTTACCCGAGGTTGTCCTCCATCATTGGCGGCCTGAACAGCTCTACCGATTATCCTTCTACCTACTGGCTGGTACCGGGTGATTACCTCAGGTTAAGATCGGCCGAACTCAGTTACAGTTTGCCCCAGGGCATGGTCAAAAGGCTCAGGATGCAGTCGGCCAGGATCTATACCAATGGCTACAATCTGATCACCTGGTCGAAGATCGACAAACGCTATCAGCTAGACCCTGAAGCCTCTTCCGGTGGAGACAAATACCCTTATCCGCCGCAAAGAATATACAATATTGGATTAATGCTCTCCTTTTAA